The genomic stretch TTGCTTCTTGTGGCGGTACTTGGAATCGCCCCGGCCTTTGATCGTTTCGCGGTACGCAATCTTCGGTTGCGCCAGCTCAATGTTGAGCTTGTAACGCGCCTTCAGGCGGCCAGCCATCACGTCCAGGTGCAATTCTCCCTGTGCCGAAATGACCGTTTGGTGCAGCTCGGAATCCACCAGGAAGCTGAAGGTGGGGTCCTCATTGTGCAACGCCGCCAACCCTTGCGCCACTTTGTCTTCATCGCCCTTGGAATGCAGGATCAGCGATGCATGAATATTGGGCTTGGGGAATTGAATCTTGGTGAAGGAAACCGGCCGCTTGGACCCGCACAGGGTGTGATTGGCATGGGTATCCTTGAGTTTCACCACCGCGCCAATGTCCCCCGCGCATAATTCATTGACCGGTACCCGCGCCTTGCCGTTCAGAATATAGATCTGGCCAATGCGCTCCGAGGTTTGTTTGTCATAGTTGAACAAGTCCGCCCCCACCTTCAACAGGCCGGACATGACCTTGAAGTACGCCAGCTCTCCAAACTGCGCTTCCACGCTGGTCTTGAAGACAAACAGCGTCGGATCGGGATCGGTCAGGGCCACCGCGACGGGATTGCCGCCATTATCCACGGCCTTGGCCTTGGCATGGTCGCCGGGATACCCCCCATACTTCGCCACGAAATCAAGCAGCTTGGTCACCCCGATATTATTTTCCGCCGACGTGACAAAGAGCGGAATCACCCCGTGATTCATCAAGGCGGGATGCAGTCCATCATGCACTTCCTCTTCGGTTAATGACCCCTTGTCGAAGAATTTCTCGAGCAACTTGTCATCGGACTCCGCCACCAATTCCATCAATTGGTTGTGAAACTGTGAAAGTTTATCCTTCAGGGAGGCATCCGCATCGGTTTCCTCGGGTTTGCCGGTATTATCCTTATAGGTGACCACCTTGGAATCCAGCACATCCAGAATTTTATTGAAACCCGGGCCGGGATTGACCGGATAGGTGAAGGGAAACACCGTCTTGCCGAACTGCTCGCGCAAGCTGGCCAGTAACGCGTCAATATCCGTGTTCTCCTTATCCATCGCATTGACGACAATGGCCTTGGGAATATCATCCGCCGTGGCAGTGTCCCACACCCTGCCCGTGCCGACCCCTACGCCATGATTGGCATGAACCACCACGACCGCCAGATCCACCACATGCAGCAGGGAGAGAGTGTCGCCAAAGAAATCGAGATAACCGGGCGTATCGAAAAAATTGATCTTCTTGCCCTGCCACTCCATGTTAAGCATGGAAGCCTGCGTGGAAATTTGCCGTGCATGTTCCTCATCACGATAATCGGAAATCGTGGAACCGCCGGCCGTGCTGCCCAAGCGATTGATGACGCCGCCGCAGAGGGCCATACACTCGGCCAACATGGTTTTTCCGCAGGAGGCGTGTCCGGCAATGGCGATGTTTCTCAGGTCCGAAGTCTGATATATTTTCATGCGTTATCCCAATTTTATTACGTCGTTTTAATACACGTCCCGCCGGCTTGGGCGATTTCCGGCCTTCTTCCAGCATCCAGAACTCGCGCCAATAACATTACAGCGGGCGAATCCGGCGTAGGTTATAGGCTTTACCCACCCGCCGTCAATGCGGCAGGTGACAAATATGCAAATTTTTTTAACTATGCGGTTGCATTGTCTGCCGAATGTGTTATAGTGACCTCCGTTAGCATTCCTCCTTAAACCTCAACCGGGGTGCGGAGATCCAAGCCCGCACCCCGGATCCTGAACCCCGGCAAACGGTTCTTGCGGACTTCGGCATTCGGGGCTCGGACTGTGCCGTGATTTATTCTCGCCATGATTTGACAAAATCAGGGAAGCTCCATAACTCTAGTGGCACATGTATTGCCGCCATCCATTGAATCATGTCCGGCTAGGCGCTAGACTGCGCGCCTGGTTGGCCGGGGTTGCCCTGCTTGCCCTGGCTTTGACATTACCCACCGCCCGGTTGCATGGTGCCCAAGGAAAAGCGTTGCTGGCGGATGGCAAAACATTTGAAGGCGACGTGACCTTGCCCGGCGGCGATCAGTTGGTCGTGGGCGGAACCCGGCTGGACCTCAAGAACCTGGCGCATCTGAGCCTTACCAAGGCACCGGCTTCCAAAGAACCTTTTTTGCCGCCAGCGGAACCAGACCAACCGAATGGCGCAATCCCTTCGAGTTGGCAATTTCAGGACATTGGCAAAGCGAAACAGCCGGGGGGCGTGGTATACCGCTTGGAACAACGCGGCACCACGAACGCCTTCGGCACCTTTGGTCTCCGCTCCTGCGGCATGACCTTGTCTGGAAAAAGTGATTCCTGCCTGTTTGCCTATAAAACCCTCAAAGGCAACGGCGAAATCATCGCCCGGGTGGTCGGTTTGGAATGGAAAGACTCCTGGACCATGGGCGGGGTAATGATCCGCGCCGCGCTCACGCCGGAATCCCAACAAGCCGCCATGGCCATCACCGCTGGGGAAGGCGCGGCTTGTTATATGCGCAAAAACCGGGATACCGAGTCCCAGAAAACCCAATCCCGCGAACGGGACATCAAATACCCTCACTGGGTGAAGCTGGAGCGACGCGGAAACCAATTCACTGCGTTTCGTTCCAAGGACGGCGCCACCTGGGAGTTTCTGGAAACCGCCAAGATTGAAATGCCTGAGACTGTGTTTGCCGGTCTGTTCACCCTCAGTCGGCGCGAGACCGCCCTTACCACCACCCGTATTGCGCAGGCGTATGTCATTCCCAAGCTGGCCGAAGAATATATGCCGCGCCTGATGATGGCCGATGGCAGCACCCTGGCCGGACAACTCAATGCTGCCGAAGCTCCCACCATCCGCTTCGTGTGTGCGCGCAAAACCTTCTCCCTGAATACCGGCGAAGTGGCCCGACTCCTGTTTCAGCCGCTGCCACCGGACGCCGAGGAGAAAATCAAGTCCGGCCGCCCGGGTTTCTTCCTGCGCCGCAATGAATTCGTGGCGGGGCAATTTCGCAGCTACGAGGCCGGGCTCGTCAAAGGCCGGGTCTATGGCAAGGAGGTCGAGTACCGCGCCGGTTTGGAGGTCTCGGCGGTGGTCTTCCGGGATATTGCGGCGCGGCCCGCCGCGTTCGAGTTGCGCACCGTGGATGGCGACGTGATCTTTGCACGCATGTTATGGCTGGGCAAACGCTCAGTGACCGTCGAACTCGAGGACATGGGCACCATCGAGTTCGCGGAGGACGCTATCGCTGAAATCCGGCGCTTGGGCAGCGTGGAAAGCGAAGCCCCCAAGGCAACCGCCCCGCCGGTCGCCACCACCGGACGCGTGCAAACCACCGATGGCAAGCAGTACGAAGGCGACCTAAAATTCGAGGCGGGCGGGCTCAAGGTCATCCGCGAAGGCCAGCCGGAGTTGCGCCTGGAAGTGAATCAAATCCAGCAATTAACCCTGCCGCCCCACGCCAAGGCCGGTGGCGCCGAGAGCACCCAGAAAGTCGGACCAACCTGGAAAGGCATGGACCTGGGCCGCACCCAGGCGCGCGGTTCGCACAGCATGGAAGGGACGCGCCTGGCGATTTTGGGCGGCGGCGATGAGATCAGCAAAAACAACGACTCCTTTTATTACGTCTATAACACGCTCGAAGGCAGCGGCGACATCACCGTGCAGGTGACCAGCATCCTGAGCACCAACGAATGGGCCAAGGCCGGCCTGATGCTGCGCGATAAACTGGAGCCTAACTCCAAGAACTTTTACGTGGCCCTGACGTACGCGCGCGGCCTCGTCTTCCAGTGGCGCGGCCAGAACAACGGGTACACCGAGCAAAATCAGGTCAAAGACATCTTCGCCCCCGTGTGGCTCAAACTCGAGCGCGACGGCAAAAACATCACCGGGCTTTACTCGCAGGATGGCCAGAAATGGACCACCCTTGGCACTGACACCGTGGATTGGCCCGATAAACTGCACATTGGCGTCGCGGTTTGCAGCCGCAACCCGACCATGCTTTGCCGCAGCACCTTTGATGGCCTGACCACCCGCAGCTTTGCCCCGGTGCAGTTCAAACCGCGCATCATCCTGCGCAGCGGCACGGAGATCCCCTGCTCCATCAACAGCGCGGATGATACCGCCGTGAAGTTCAGCCGCGTGCAGAAGGAGGAACTCTCCGTGTCCACCCTCAACGTCGCCCGCCTCTACTTCCAACCGGTCAAAGCCGACCAGACCGCCGCGTTCATCCTGGGCCGCACTGGCCTGCTGCTGCGCAACGGCGATTTTGTGGATGGCGACTTCCGGTCGCTGGACCGCGAGACCATCAAACTCAGCTCCGTAGTGCTCGGGTTGCGCACCTTCAAGACCGGCGACCAGGCCGCCGCGCTCTCCCTGCATGAAGTGGCGGCGGAACCGGCCCCCTACGAAATCCTGCTGGAAGACGGCACCAAGATTTGCGCGCAAGCGCTGGACCTCAAGGACACCCAATTCGAGGCCAAAGAATCCGTGCTGGAGAAATTCACCTTTGCCGCGCGCGACGTGGTGGAAATCCGCCGCCGCCCCTGAACTCACGAACCATGCTATATTAAAACGTATGAAAATTGAATCCTTGCAGCTCGGCCTGAAAGTACGCCATCCCCAATACGGCATCGGCGTAGTGCGCGCCATCAACCCACAGACGGCGGAAGTGGTATTCACCGACCTGCCGCGCATGGTCTCCCCGGAACTCAGCGGGCTGGAGCTGGCGGAACCCCAGGTGGCCGTCACCGGCCTCGAAGTGCCGCTGGCCCAATTCGTCCGGCAAGTCGCCCAGGACGTCGCCGCCGAACTGATCCAGGAACACGATCATGCCGTGGTCGAACAACTCGGTGTGAAGTGGCACAAAGGCAAAATGGTCATGCACCCGGCGGACCCGACCTTGCAGACCAAGGAAGTGCCCATGGAAATCTTCTTCCACAAAGTCGTGGGCCTGCGCAACCAGTTGCGCGTGCTGGAGCAGAAGATCAACGGCCATCCGGGCTTGACCGACGGCGAGAAAGTGGAGATGCAACAATACATCACCCGCTGCTACGGCTCCCTGACCACCTTCAACCTGCTCTTCAAAAACAAGGAAGACCAGTTCTCCTCCAAGGGGGAATCGGTGTAGCCTTTTCCCATTGAACGGAAGAGCCTTTTTACGGAGTGTCGGCAACATGATAATAAACTGGAAAACGGAAACAACGAACGGGAAGGGTGTTCAATAAGACTGTTCGCCATAGCATGAAATCGCCACGGGCAATACTCGCAACCGCAATGGTCGCGATCATTTGTGGCGCATTCGCACTCGCCGTTTCAAGTCACCGTAGACCACCGTCACCCAACTTGACCTTGGCGGAACAGGAAGTAATTGAGGCGGTGCTTTCTCAAATCGAGATGCAACTATTGACCAATCACGTTATTCTTGATTTCACTACCATCAAAGACCTTCAAAGGGACAAGGACTATGGTGTGTTCTCGAAGCAATTTCGCGAGTCGCATCCCGATACGAGGCACTGGACAACTAGGTTGTACGACTTATTCCATGGACACAGGGACCGGTATAAGGACGCATTGCCCAGGGCTGTTGCGGATTTTCTTCGCAAGAATGCAGATCGTGCTCAGATTGATTTCCGGGCAGACTTAGCACTACGAGCCCGGTTGGTGTCTGAAACGAGCGTAATGGAGATATTTGACCGGAGCGTTGATTCGCCTTGGAAGTTGTTCAGACGGCGTTTTCCTAATGCAAGTGGATTTCTCAAGCTGTCGCGGGTTGGCATTTCCCCTGACAACTTGGTCGCGATTGTCTATATGGGGGAATATAATGGCCCTATGAGTGGAAGAGGCAATGTTTACATCCTTCACAGGAATGGCGCGAAATGGGTTCTCCATGCGACTCAAATGGTGTGGGTATCGTAGTGACAAATAGCCCAATCAGTCAGTTGAGCGAATGGCGGTGAGCGGATGCCATTCCAGGTATCGAACGCGATGTGCTCACTTTTTTCGTTCGAAAAGGCATTACCTCAGAATCTCTGGCACCCACTCCGGGGTGCATTCGGTTTTTTTCCGCGATTCCGGTGGTCCGGCCCCTCCCCCCTCCGGACAACACCGGCTACACTCTGTGAACCCTTCGGGTTCGGCCAAGGCAGGCTTCCGAGCATTCGCTCATCCCGCATGGGATGACAGATAGCTAGCCGGAGCGTCATGAGGGGAACGGGGCATGACCTCCGGAAAGCCGCCCAATAAACCCAACCGCAGCCAGAAGGGGTGCCAGAGGTTACTTTAACACCCGACATTAAAGCTGAAAACCCGCGTTTTTTGACGTTTTTGGAAGCTTCATGCGTAAGTGACTGTGTTTCAATGGGTAATTGACATGAATCTGTTTTTTTCCCATGTCATGTTTATCAAAAATGATGTCATATTTGGAAAAAATGACATCATTCCTGTCCAGAATGACATGATTCTCGGCGGGAATGACATGATCCATGGGCTAAATGACATAACATACGCTCCCAATGACATGATTTACGGCTGGGATGATGTAATTTCCAGCGCAGGTAGTCTAACATGCGCCCCGAGTTAGATTACTTTGGGCCGGGATGACCTGAGTTTTTCCCGGAGTGAGACTGATTTTTTCCGGGATCAGGGACGGCGGATGGGCGGTGGGTGAACGCTAGGGGTGCCGATCCTGATGCGGAGGCGGTTTCACCGGTCTGCCTGGCTCCGGGCAGGAGGGTACTTCGCAGAGGCAACCTGGTATCCAGCCAAGGCTGGCTGGCTGGCATTCGGGACTGATTGCCCGATCACGGCGGACGGTCTGCCCGACCCAGTGCCATTCCGGTTGGGTTGCTCTTGCTGGCTATTCTGGCCGGTCCGGTATTCATCGCCGACTTCATGGGCGCAGGCACGGCGATTCGCTGAAGCGCGGATGATGAAACGAATGGGCAAGCGGGACACCAAAAGCTCCAACGAGCAAAGGAGCAGTTAACCGCTATTTACCCCCTTTTCCACCATTGCCAAAACCACCGGGGCGGCGTACAGTCGCCACACAATAATGAAAGCCGCCATCATGAAACATTCTTTATCCGTTGGATTGGCTCTGGCCCTGCTCGGCAGTGTGGCTGCGCAAGCGGCCCAGAAGGGCACCGCGCCGGAGTTCGTCACCAAGGCCACCTGGCAGGAGACGCTCATCGCCAGCCGCGAGACAGTCTTCCAATGGGAATGCTCCCAGGATGTGCTGGCCATGCAGAGCACGAATTTCTCCCCCGGCCCATGGTACGTGCTCGGGCCGCTCCCGGCGAAAAGTAAGGACGTGGATGAGATTCGCAACGGGCAGTCGGTGGATCTCTCCCGCCGTTACCTGGGCCAGGAGGGGAAGGAAATCGGTTGGGAAATCAATGATCAGATCAAGGACGGGCAG from Verrucomicrobiota bacterium encodes the following:
- a CDS encoding elongation factor G; the encoded protein is MKIYQTSDLRNIAIAGHASCGKTMLAECMALCGGVINRLGSTAGGSTISDYRDEEHARQISTQASMLNMEWQGKKINFFDTPGYLDFFGDTLSLLHVVDLAVVVVHANHGVGVGTGRVWDTATADDIPKAIVVNAMDKENTDIDALLASLREQFGKTVFPFTYPVNPGPGFNKILDVLDSKVVTYKDNTGKPEETDADASLKDKLSQFHNQLMELVAESDDKLLEKFFDKGSLTEEEVHDGLHPALMNHGVIPLFVTSAENNIGVTKLLDFVAKYGGYPGDHAKAKAVDNGGNPVAVALTDPDPTLFVFKTSVEAQFGELAYFKVMSGLLKVGADLFNYDKQTSERIGQIYILNGKARVPVNELCAGDIGAVVKLKDTHANHTLCGSKRPVSFTKIQFPKPNIHASLILHSKGDEDKVAQGLAALHNEDPTFSFLVDSELHQTVISAQGELHLDVMAGRLKARYKLNIELAQPKIAYRETIKGRGDSKYRHKKQTGGSGQFAEVWMRIEPKARDTGVEFTQTLVGQNVDRTFVPSVEKGVKKACAEGIIAGYKVVDVKIEFYDGKMHPVDSKDIAFQIAGYFAFKESFQQAKPCMLEPINSVEIRIPEDCMGNVMGDLSSRRGKIQGMDSAGGFQIIKALVPAKDLYRYSSTLRSLTGGRGVHSEAFDHYEEMPREMEAHVIEEAKKRKVEGEKVEE